A window of the Ostrea edulis chromosome 1, xbOstEdul1.1, whole genome shotgun sequence genome harbors these coding sequences:
- the LOC125677185 gene encoding protein CBFA2T1-like isoform X7, which translates to MPESPDIKTPLTYSSPPGMASGAVQSIPPARDLTRPHSGSSILSVNGSHSPLSLMNGRTPSPSALVNSSMSQQLPPACGARQLSKLKRFLTTLQQFGSDISPDIGERVRTLVLGLVNSHLSIEEFHAKLQEATNFPLRPFVIPFLKANLPLLQRELLHCARMAKQSPQQYLAQNEHILFDASSNSPPESQDISVDINENGKRRSPDSRKENSFDMSLDSMNPTKRHQTISPRVSPNGALNLNSGPIKLEDISLSRELRERERAERDRLDRERTDRGGDKNYPPFNNNYTRSDSFDPLERMDDDWRHVETVKEDTIQIFKHNFKGQGCNDTHKMLNCIIGMVDKTKRALAVLQERSLRDREELSLWMRRHAEGLDVDMKKRSNDLMAHTLRQTEDRVADVRRRAEEAVQEVKRQAMLELQKAVTSAEQKATEMVSTERIKMERSLSETRKKVREEAMAQFNHQEESSEVREEPHVVRSCWNCGRKASETCSGCNVARYCGSFCQHKDWENHHHVCGKSAVSSIPETRPDRVPSATHSSTQQKHSPSHTTTETTSPPTSLSPGRPATSPPKMASRSTTPPEKNVDVIG; encoded by the exons ATGCCTGAATCCCCTGACATAAAGACCCCCCTCACCTACAGTTCTCCCCCAGGAATGGCCAGTGGGGCAGTACAGTCCATCCCCCCTGCTAGGGACCTAACAAGACCCCACTCAGGAAGCAGCATTCTCTCAG ttaaCGGCAGTCACTCTCCACTGTCTTTAATGAATGGAAGAACTCCCTCCCCCTCTGCTTTGGTCAATTCCTCCATGAGCCAGCAGTTACCACCGGCCTGTGGGGCACGGCAGCTTTCCAAATTGAAGAGATTCTTGACAACATTGCAACAGTTCGGCTCAGACATTTCACCAGATATCGGGGAACGCGTCCGCACATTAGTACTTGGGCTTGTG aaTTCTCATTTGTCAATTGAAGAATTTCATGCAAAACTGCAAGAAGCAACCAACTTCCCACTGAGACCATTTGTAATTCCATTTCTGAAG GCAAACCTGCCATTACTTCAGAGGGAGTTGCTTCATTGTGCTAGGATGGCAAAACAGAGTCCACAACAATACCTGGCCCAGAACGAACACATCCTGTTTGATGCCTCGAGCAATTCTCCACCCGAGTCCCAGGACATTTCGGTGGACATTAATGAAAACGGCAAACGGCGATCACCCGACAG CCGTAAGGAGAACAGTTTTGACATGAGTCTTGACTCCATGAATCCGACAAAGCGACATCAGACAATAAGCCCGAGGGTCAGTCCTAATGGTGCACTGAACCTCAACAGTGGACCAATCAAATTGGAAGACATCAGTCTATCAAGAGAGCTGAGGGAACGAGAGCGGGCAGAGAGGGATCGTCTAGACCGGGAGAGGACAGATAGGGGTGGGGACAAAAATTACCCACCCTTCAATAACA ACTACACCCGGTCAGATTCATTTGACCCTCTGGAGAGGATGGACGATGACTGGAGACACGTAGAAACA GTAAAAGAAGATACAATACAGATTTTCAAGCACAactttaaaggtcaaggttgcaaTGACACTCACAAG ATGTTGAACTGTATCATTGGTATGGTGGACAAGACGAAGCGGGCGCTGGCTGTACTGCAGGAGCGCAGTCTACGAGATCGTGAAGAACTCTCCCTGTGGATGAGAAGACATGCTGAGGGATTGGATGTTGACATGAAGAAACGATCCAATGATCTAATGGCTCACACGCTGAGGCAGACGGAGGATCGCGTCGCTGATGTGCGAAGGAGAGCAG AAGAGGCTGTTCAGGAAGTAAAGAGACAGGCCATGTTAGAGCTGCAGAAGGCTGTGACGTCTGCGGAGCAGAAAGCCACTGAGATGGTGTCTACCGAACGAATCAAGATGGAGCGCTCACTGTCCGAGACACGGAAAAAAGTCCGAGAGGAGGCGATGGCTCAATTTAACCATCAAGAAGAATCGAGTGAGGTCCGTGAAGAACCCCATGTTGTTAGA AGCTGCTGGAACTGTGGAAGGAAAGCCAGTGAAACGTGCAGTGGTTGTAATGTGGCTCGGTACTGTGGCTCCTTCTGTCAACACAAAGACTGGGAAAACCACCACCATGTGTGTGGAAAGTCGGCGGTGTCCAGCATCCCAGAGACCCGCCCAGACCGTGTACCTTCAGCTACGCACAGCTCAACACAGCAGAAACACAGCCCAAGTCACACCACAACAGAGACCACCAGTCCTCCGACTTCGCTCAGTCCTGGACGCCCAGCAACCTCACCCCCAAAGATGGCATCCCGTTCAACTACACCCCCAGAGAAAAATGTTGATGTGATAGGATAA